From the Opitutaceae bacterium genome, the window CAGGCACGTGACCGATCCCAACGGCATCCGGGGTGACATGTATTACATGCCCCAGCCGGCCCAGATGCCGGCCATCCACCACCCCACCCAATGGGTGGGCGACCGGGCGGTGTCCTTCATTCAGGACCGGCGGGGCGATGACCAGCCCTGGTTCCTCTATTCCGGCATCATCCACCCGCACCCGCCCTTCTGCCCGCCGAATCCCTGGCACAAACTCTACCGGGACCTTGATGTTCCGCCACCTCACCTGCCCCCCGGCTACGAGTCCCTGCAGATCCACATCAACCGGATCCAGAACCGCTACAAGCGCTTCGACCGCGGCAGCGATCTCTGGCGCATCCGGATGATGCGCGCCTATTACTTCGCCTGTATCAGCTTCATCGATTATCAGGTTGGCCGGATGCTGGAGGCCCTCGAAACCACCGGCCAGCTGGAGAATACCCTCATCGCCTTCTCCTCCGATCACGGCGAGCTTCTCGGCGACTTCGGTTCCGTGGGCAAACGCAGCTACCACGACGCCGCCTCCCGGGTGCCGATGATCCTCCGCCATCCCGGCTGCCTCCCGGCCGGGGCAACCTGCGACACTCCCGTCAGTCTGATCGACCTGACCCGCACTTTCAGCGATCTTGCCCAAGCCCCGCTCAAGACCCATCAGCTTGAAGGCGAAAACCTGGTGGATCTGGCGGCCGCTCCCCCAGCCGACCGGACAATCTTCACCCACCTGAACAACAGGAATGACGGCATCTACGCCGCAATCAACCGGCGGTGGAAATTCGCCTACAGCGCCCCCGATCAGGCCGAGTTCCTGCTCGACCGCCGGCGGGATCCGTTGGAAACAAAGAACCTCACCGGCATCTCTCTTCCACCGGACTGGCCGTCCACCCGCGTCGCCGACTCCCTGCGCGACACCTTGCAGACGCACCTGCGCCAGGGGGGGCAATCCGATGCCGTCGATGCGAGAGGTTGGGTTCCCTATCCCCGGAAATCCCTTCCCGCAAATCCCGACAGCGGTCTCATCTACCAGGACCATCCCTGGGCCGATCAGAGCATACCGGGATACACCGACTAAGGCGGAGCCTACCGCGTCAGAACGACCGCGGCATGCCTCATGACGGGAGGCGTGGGCAGGCGTAGCGTCCCGCCGCCATGCTCAAGCTGGTCTGTCGTGACCGGGGTTCCCTGCTCGGTATCCCACCACTGCACCGTCCACAATCCTTCCGGGACGTCCTCCAGCAGGAGTGTGCCCACCGCGGTATCACCTGCTTCCAGGGCGAAAACCCGCTCCCGATGCCAGACCCACAGCGCGATGAAATCATCGCCTCGCTTTCCGACCGCCGCGATCCTCGCGACTTCAAGCCCGGTATCCATGCCGTTGAACGCAAACCAGTCCCGACCTGCCGCGTTGCGTATCCGGATCGTCTGAGGTCCGGCGGCCACCTCGAAGCGGAGATCGACCGATTGCGCCGCTTCGCTTCCGCTGCCCTTCGCAAACCAGGTGTGCCCGGCCACCACCCGATCGTTGAGCAAGACCTCGGCGGTCGTACCTTCCGGTCGATAATGGTGAAGCCGCTCGTCCAAATGCAGGTGAACCGCCACCGTAACGGCCTGCGGAAAATCAATCTGATAAGTCGCCTCGCCGGGAAAACCTATTCCGAGCGGCCGGGGCACACCCACCAGGATACCCGGGACCAGCGCCATTTCGACCGGCACGCTTCCGTCGATCGGGATCTCAATGGTCGGAGCGGGCCGATGCATCCAGACAAACCCGGGGGCGATGACGAAGGGCATGCGGTCCGGACTCTCCACGGAGGGTGAAAACGGCTCGAGCCCTTCACGTTCCGCAATCCGGGTCTCATCCAGAAACCGGGCCACCGATGCCAATTGCCCGAAATTCCCGGTTTCGATCAGCAACTCGACAAACCAGGGCTGAGGGGGCAGGTGAAGCCGTCCCATGATCCCCGCCCAGATCGGGGGAACCACGGTCAGCCCGGCGCGCTTCTGTTCATCCGACACCCGCATATGGTCATCGCCGAACTCGCCGTAGAAGACCGGCTTCGACAGATCCTGATAGACCGGATCCACGTAACGCATATTCTCGAGCATGTTCACCGCATAAATATGCGGCTGAAGGAAATCCATCCGGGCAAAAACCGGGCTCCAGAGGTCCTCCATGCTCGTCGTCACGAGATGACGGTAGACATCGACCGATCGAATAAAGTCCGCCATTTCGGCATGCCAGGCCGCCACGGCAACTTCATCGCTCTCGAAACGGAGCGCATCAACCCAATGAACTTCGTTGAAGAGTTCCCATGCCATCACCGCCGGTGAATAGCCCCAACGCGCCACGATGTAGCGGTACTTCTGCCGCGTCAGCCGACGGGCGTCCTCCGACCTGAAGAAGTCGGCCGGTTTTTC encodes:
- a CDS encoding DUF5060 domain-containing protein, with product MHSRYFFDWLSGGIRSGWGWRVACLGLSVHLSVMAAPVEFSFSVPSTDGNPFAREVWATVRHPSGRDMRAPAFFREDDRFSVRIRGDEAGSYRLCSIEEDLTDGSVVVHPLAGIEPTGGVIEVVSPEVLSQVRIAPWDPRSFSRGDGSAYVPLGGNIPWAPGGREVTEYYNERLKQFGVSGLNWARIWMVHFGGTNLDWLRDPNGSQPAPGQLDVDVAKRWDAIIASAEASHVYVQIVLQHHGQYSTETNPNWEENPWNAGLPGGFLEKPADFFRSEDARRLTRQKYRYIVARWGYSPAVMAWELFNEVHWVDALRFESDEVAVAAWHAEMADFIRSVDVYRHLVTTSMEDLWSPVFARMDFLQPHIYAVNMLENMRYVDPVYQDLSKPVFYGEFGDDHMRVSDEQKRAGLTVVPPIWAGIMGRLHLPPQPWFVELLIETGNFGQLASVARFLDETRIAEREGLEPFSPSVESPDRMPFVIAPGFVWMHRPAPTIEIPIDGSVPVEMALVPGILVGVPRPLGIGFPGEATYQIDFPQAVTVAVHLHLDERLHHYRPEGTTAEVLLNDRVVAGHTWFAKGSGSEAAQSVDLRFEVAAGPQTIRIRNAAGRDWFAFNGMDTGLEVARIAAVGKRGDDFIALWVWHRERVFALEAGDTAVGTLLLEDVPEGLWTVQWWDTEQGTPVTTDQLEHGGGTLRLPTPPVMRHAAVVLTR
- a CDS encoding sulfatase-like hydrolase/transferase; translated protein: MSARPNILLIFTDQQRFDTIGALGNPFIRTPNLDRLVHEGTAFTSAYTPSPECVPARCCLTFGQYPSSTGCFSNRDPFPFAEKQTLFDALTESGYRTHGIGKCHFSPGEVTYEPHGFQSRETQEELSGMTEKDDYLQYLWANGFRHVTDPNGIRGDMYYMPQPAQMPAIHHPTQWVGDRAVSFIQDRRGDDQPWFLYSGIIHPHPPFCPPNPWHKLYRDLDVPPPHLPPGYESLQIHINRIQNRYKRFDRGSDLWRIRMMRAYYFACISFIDYQVGRMLEALETTGQLENTLIAFSSDHGELLGDFGSVGKRSYHDAASRVPMILRHPGCLPAGATCDTPVSLIDLTRTFSDLAQAPLKTHQLEGENLVDLAAAPPADRTIFTHLNNRNDGIYAAINRRWKFAYSAPDQAEFLLDRRRDPLETKNLTGISLPPDWPSTRVADSLRDTLQTHLRQGGQSDAVDARGWVPYPRKSLPANPDSGLIYQDHPWADQSIPGYTD